From one Parambassis ranga chromosome 5, fParRan2.1, whole genome shotgun sequence genomic stretch:
- the LOC114436098 gene encoding EF-hand and coiled-coil domain-containing protein 1, translated as MERTAPALTRVQPSPRAARKSEWLRSALAHHHCPDTGAENEIVVLATGIDQYLQEVFHHLAYPNRDDTVSAEDFTALCAVLGLARVEKGKMMVIEKEVEGDGDKDDEDAEFLDVCSGLPSQLSFKDFHSRLCGYFRVRSARGGTGECAWRLPVSGDTELVERQIRLRWPRVRRRKCVSFDLTRHQTGAVNRSMKSCTSKDREPDEVEALRELVEDLRSALQGSDARCLALEVALRRERSSIAPSPSRYNSPVSSITLIQGKLVPTRRIKGTRGGSVGVAGSRAVRRRDIRDPLLRELRLIRSSRDGQLEEAMKFNERLEEELQWAYQEVRKLQGVESALRKENAQIRRRAEEAREALSLGLQRVRLIQEQAQCVPQLQTTITQLESELQQYRSRCICVPDLSGQHIHPEDTCDKTECLQRAVEGRAASDEEEEDRGAREDGECCLTEGKRHVGRLHGCGRGCQDNVVHHTLSKSRLQDKNLSSTPKDSRGCCSCKGLHQEESRGFEKNPVNDGARTKQQDKEKTHLSLLEDKLSDSLSLLLQLRNQNVSRRVLKKIVMDTVDVCGRNGDGMSDLHLTQVLKVADTLCVRLSSSDLHTGGENGGGGGQSGDKLMLSSGRQTSSINPLLISC; from the exons ATGGAGCGCACCGCACCGGCTCTTACGCGCGTCCAGCCTTCCCCTCGAGCAGCGCGTAAAAGCGAGTGGCTCCGGAGCGCGCTGGCCCACCACCACTGCCCAGATACAGGCGCGGAGAACGAGATTGTCGTCCTGGCCACTGGAATAGACCAATACCTGCAGGAGGTCTTCCACCACCTGGCTTACCCCAACCGGGACGACACGGTGTCGGCGGAGGATTTCACTGCGCTCTGCGCCGTGCTGGGTCTCGCCAGGGTCGAGAAAGGGAAGATGATGGTGATAGAAAAGGAAGTAGAAGGAGATGGTgacaaagatgatgaagatgcgGAGTTTCTGGATGTATGCTCTGGACTGCCCAGTCAGCTGTCTTTTAAAGACTTCCACTCGCGGCTCTGTGGGTATTTCCGTGTGCGTAGTGCACGCGGTGGTACGGGGGAGTGCGCATGGCGCCTGCCGGTTAGCGGGGATACGGAGCTGGTGGAGAGACAGATACGGCTCCGCTGGCCTCGCGTCAGGCGGAGAAAGTGTGTCAGCTTTGATCTGACGAGGCATCAGACTGGAGCCGTGAACAGATCTATGAAAAGTTGCACCTCAAAGGACCGTGAGCCAG ATGAGGTGGAAGCTCTGAGGGAGCTGGTGGAGGACCTCCGCTCGGCGCTGCAGGGGAGCGACGCTCGCTGCCTGGCCCTGGAGGTGGCGCTCCGACGAGAGAGGAGCAGCATCGCCCCCTCTCCATCCCGCTACAACTCTCCTGTTTCTTCCATCACCCTGATACAGGGGAAACTGGTGCCGACTCGCAGGATTAAAGGAACACGGGGCGGCTCTGTGGGAGTCGCAGGGAGCAGGGCAGTGAGGAGACGGGACATCAGGGATCCCCTCCTGAGGGAGCTGAGGCTGATCCGCTCCTCGCGTGATGGCCAGCTTGAGGAGGCCATGAAATTCAATGAGcgcctggaggaggagctgcagtggGCATACCAGGAGGTGCGGAAACTACAGGGGGTGGAGTCTGCACTGAGGAAGGAGAATGCTCAGATTAG GAGGCGGGCGGAGGAGGCCAGGGAAGCTCTGAGCCTGGGCCTGCAGAGGGTTCGCCTGATACAGGAGCAGGCCCAGTGTGTGCCGCAGCTCCAGACCACAATCACCCAGCTGGagagtgagctgcagcagtacAG ATCccgctgcatctgtgtcccAGACCTTTCAGGCCAACATATCCACCCAGAGGACACCTGTGACAAGACAG AGTGCCTGCAGAGGGCTGTGGAGGGGAGGGCTGCATccgatgaagaggaggaggacagggggGCGAGAGAAGATGGAGAGTGCTGCCTGACGGAGGGGAAGAGGCACGTCGGCCGACTGCACGGCTGTGGCAGAGG ctgTCAGGACAATGTGGTCCATCACACTCTGTCTAAGAGTCGCCTGCAAGACAAAAACCTCAGTAGCACCCCCAAGGATAGCAGGGGGTGCTGCAGCTGTAAAGGACTACACCAAGAGGAAAGCAGAGGGTTTGAAAAG AACCCTGTTAATGATGGGGCAAGGACCAAGCAGCAGGACAAGGAGAAGACACATCTGTCTTTGCTGGAGGACAAACTATCAGACTCgctctcactgctgctgcagctacgGAACCag AATGTGTCCCGCAGGGTGCTGAAGAAGATAGTGATGGACACTGTGGATGTGTGCGGCAGAAATGGAGATGGTATGTCTGACCTGCATCTGACGCAGGTCCTGAAGGTCGCTGACACCCTCTGCGTCCgcctgtcctcctcagatctgCACACAGGAGGGGagaacggaggaggaggaggacagagcgGAGACAAACTGATGCTTTCATCAGGACGACAAACCAGCAGCATCAACCCTCTGCTCATCTCCTGCTGA